The Streptomyces sp. Je 1-332 genome has a window encoding:
- a CDS encoding DinB family protein — translation MTRINDTPPAWDDRTQLTTFLDYARETARAKCDGVSAENARKALLPGSPLMTISGLINHLRWVEYYWFQVVFLGEEDRAPMTDEDPDREMRIAVDFPLTQLLDEYAEQSARYRELVAGNALDKQAQRTIRNGLHVDLRWILLHLTEETARHNGHLDILREMLDGTTGD, via the coding sequence ATGACCAGAATCAATGACACCCCGCCCGCCTGGGACGACCGTACCCAGCTCACCACGTTCCTCGACTACGCACGGGAGACCGCCCGCGCCAAGTGCGACGGCGTCTCCGCGGAGAACGCCCGCAAGGCACTCCTGCCGGGCTCGCCGCTGATGACCATCAGCGGACTGATCAACCACCTCCGCTGGGTCGAGTACTACTGGTTCCAGGTGGTCTTCCTCGGCGAGGAAGACCGGGCCCCCATGACGGACGAGGACCCCGACCGCGAGATGCGTATCGCCGTCGACTTCCCGCTCACGCAGTTGCTCGACGAGTACGCCGAACAGAGCGCCCGCTACCGCGAACTGGTCGCAGGGAACGCCCTGGACAAGCAGGCCCAGCGAACCATCCGTAACGGCCTCCACGTCGACCTGCGCTGGATCCTCCTCCACCTCACCGAGGAGACGGCCCGCCACAACGGCCACCTGGACATCCTGCGCGAAATGCTCGACGGCACGACCGGCGACTAG
- a CDS encoding winged helix DNA-binding domain-containing protein gives MTGAVVSWSAANARRMERQFLRAPAKPGEAGAGEVVDAMLAAQAQVMSAAELSVGLRMDGANRQDVRDALWGEEPSLVKTYGPRGTIHLLPTAQLPLWTAALSAIPYGPSPFKAGDRLTPAQTEEIVSAIGEALDGAQLTIDELGDEVVARTGPWAGDLVMPAFQGMWPRWRSVMHLAGHRGALCFAPNRGRKVTYTRPPTTDSGEPTLSAEEATARLVRRFLYAYGPATPAQFAKWAAAPGGWVKDVFGGLAAAGEIEGVEMGGGPSMSSASAPVSAWVVVGDAEFPREPGETEELVRGVRLLPYFDAYVIASHPRERLFPGRAYERALAGGQAGNFPVMLVDGVVAGVWHQRRSGRRLTVTVEPLGALNATQERELAGQVERVGEVLEGTAELVMGEVTVGAHA, from the coding sequence ATGACCGGGGCCGTTGTTTCATGGAGCGCCGCCAACGCCCGTCGCATGGAGCGGCAGTTCCTGCGGGCGCCGGCCAAACCGGGCGAGGCGGGGGCCGGCGAGGTGGTCGACGCCATGCTTGCCGCACAGGCGCAGGTGATGTCCGCCGCCGAGCTCTCGGTGGGGTTGCGGATGGACGGGGCGAACCGGCAGGACGTACGGGATGCGCTGTGGGGTGAGGAGCCGAGCCTGGTCAAGACGTACGGACCACGCGGCACGATCCACCTGCTGCCAACCGCACAACTCCCTCTGTGGACAGCCGCGTTGTCGGCGATCCCGTACGGGCCGAGCCCCTTCAAGGCGGGCGACCGGCTGACTCCTGCCCAGACGGAGGAGATCGTGAGCGCGATCGGAGAAGCGCTCGACGGGGCCCAGCTGACCATCGACGAACTCGGCGACGAGGTCGTGGCGCGTACGGGGCCCTGGGCGGGTGACCTGGTGATGCCCGCCTTCCAGGGGATGTGGCCGCGCTGGCGCTCGGTGATGCATCTGGCGGGCCACCGCGGGGCGTTGTGCTTCGCACCGAACCGGGGCCGCAAGGTGACGTACACGCGCCCGCCCACCACCGACTCCGGGGAGCCGACGCTCTCCGCCGAGGAGGCGACGGCGCGGCTGGTACGACGCTTCCTGTACGCGTACGGCCCCGCGACCCCGGCCCAGTTCGCCAAGTGGGCTGCGGCGCCGGGTGGTTGGGTGAAGGACGTGTTCGGGGGACTGGCGGCTGCCGGGGAGATCGAAGGGGTGGAGATGGGCGGGGGGCCGTCAATGTCGTCGGCGTCGGCACCCGTTTCGGCGTGGGTGGTCGTGGGTGACGCGGAGTTTCCCCGGGAGCCAGGCGAGACAGAGGAACTGGTGCGGGGAGTGCGGCTGCTGCCGTATTTCGACGCGTACGTGATCGCCTCCCACCCGCGTGAGCGGCTCTTCCCGGGCCGGGCCTACGAGCGGGCGCTGGCCGGGGGCCAGGCCGGCAACTTCCCCGTGATGCTGGTCGACGGGGTCGTCGCGGGAGTCTGGCACCAGCGCCGCTCCGGCCGAAGGCTGACGGTCACGGTGGAGCCACTGGGGGCGCTGAACGCCACCCAGGAGCGGGAGCTCGCGGGGCAGGTGGAGCGGGTGGGGGAAGTGCTGGAAGGGACGGCGGAGTTGGTGATGGGAGAGGTGACGGTGGGGGCGCACGCCTAG
- a CDS encoding helix-turn-helix domain-containing protein — protein MARQSITGSGNVGKTLYACGLDAAVDVVGGKWKPMILWALSAGTTMRFGELRRNITGISEKVLIQQLRELESDGIVHREVYREVPPKVEYSLTPLGLSLNEALIPLGVWGDEHMEELVANRDCKKSGKVA, from the coding sequence ATGGCCAGGCAGAGCATCACGGGAAGCGGCAACGTGGGCAAGACGCTGTACGCCTGCGGCCTGGACGCGGCCGTGGACGTCGTCGGCGGCAAGTGGAAGCCGATGATCCTCTGGGCGCTGTCCGCGGGCACGACGATGCGCTTCGGCGAGCTCCGCCGGAACATCACCGGCATCAGCGAGAAGGTGCTCATCCAGCAGCTGCGCGAGCTGGAGTCCGACGGCATCGTGCACCGCGAGGTGTACCGGGAGGTGCCGCCGAAGGTCGAGTACTCGCTGACCCCCCTCGGCCTGTCCCTGAACGAGGCGCTGATCCCGCTGGGCGTGTGGGGCGACGAGCACATGGAGGAGCTGGTGGCCAACAGGGACTGCAAGAAGTCGGGCAAAGTCGCCTGA
- a CDS encoding DUF192 domain-containing protein → MASLLLPSGRALPLEIADSPSARRRGLLGRDGVTGALLLTPATSVHTVRMRFAIDVAYLDRGLRVLSVRTMRPGRIGRPRLRARHVLEAEAGAMAGWRVGRGVRLRVEVE, encoded by the coding sequence ATGGCGTCGCTTCTTCTGCCGAGCGGTCGGGCCCTCCCCCTGGAGATCGCGGATTCCCCGAGCGCGCGGAGGCGCGGGCTGCTCGGCCGGGACGGGGTGACCGGGGCCCTGCTGCTGACCCCGGCGACCAGCGTGCACACGGTGCGGATGCGGTTCGCCATAGATGTGGCTTACCTGGACCGGGGGCTACGGGTGCTGTCGGTGCGGACGATGCGTCCGGGGCGGATCGGGCGCCCCCGGCTGCGGGCCCGGCATGTACTGGAGGCGGAGGCCGGGGCGATGGCGGGGTGGCGCGTCGGCCGGGGCGTGCGGCTGCGGGTGGAGGTGGAGTAG